In Chanodichthys erythropterus isolate Z2021 chromosome 9, ASM2448905v1, whole genome shotgun sequence, a genomic segment contains:
- the gnb1a gene encoding guanine nucleotide-binding protein G(I)/G(S)/G(T) subunit beta-1, with product MSELDQLRQEAEQLKNQIRDARKACADATLSQITANIEPVGRIQMRTRRTLRGHLAKIYAMHWGTDSRLLVSASQDGKLIIWDSYTTNKVHAIPLRSSWVMTCAYAPSGNYVACGGLDNICSIYNLKTREGNVRVSRELAGHTGYLSCCRFVDDNQIVTSSGDTSCALWDIETGQQTTTFAGHTGDVMSLSLAPDTRLFVSGACDASAKLWDVREGMCRQTFTGHESDINAICFFPNGNAFATGSDDATCRLFDLRADQELMVYSHDNIICGITSVAFSKSGRLLLAGYDDFNCNVWDALKADRAGVLAGHDNRVSCLGVTDDGMAVATGSWDSFLKIWN from the exons ATGAGCGAACTCGACCAGTTGCGTCAAGAGGCTGAACAGCTGAAAAACCAGATCAGA GATGCACGGAAAGCATGTGCGGATGCCACCCTCTCTCAG ATCACAGCCAATATTGAGCCTGTGGGGCGGATTCAGATGCGCACTAGACGGACACTGAGGGGCCACTTGGCGAAGATCTACGCCATGCATTGGGGCACTGACTCAAG GCTTCTTGTTAGTGCTTCCCAGGATGGAAAACTTATCATCTGGGACAGCTATACTACAAACAAG GTGCACGCTATTCCCCTGCGCTCCTCGTGGGTGATGACTTGTGCATATGCGCCGTCTGGAAACTATGTGGCCTGTGGAGGCTTGGATAACATTTGCTCCATCTACAACCTAAAGACCCGTGAGGGGAACGTGCGTGTCAGCCGTGAGTTGGCTGGACACACAG GCTATCTGTCCTGCTGCCGTTTCGTGGATGATAACCAGATTGTCACTAGCTCAGGCGACACCAGCTG TGCTCTGTGGGATATTGAGACCGGGCAGCAGACAACCACGTTCGCAGGTCACACCGGTGATGTGATGTCACTGTCTCTGGCCCCAGACACCCGTCTGTTTGTGTCAGGCGCATGTGACGCCTCTGCCAAGCTGTGGGACGTCAGAGAAGGCATGTGCAGACAAACCTTCACCGGCCACGAGTCCGACATCAACGCTATCTGT TTTTTCCCCAATGGAAATGCATTTGCCACGGGCTCAGATGACGCCACCTGCAGGCTGTTTGACCTGCGTGCCGATCAGGAGCTGATGGTTTATTCTCACGACAACATCATCTGTGGGATCACCTCCGTGGCCTTTTCCAAAAGCGGACGCCTGCTGCTCGCCGGCTACGACGATTTCAACTGCAACGTGTGGGATGCTCTCAAAGCCGACCGCGCTG GAGTTTTGGCAGGTCACGATAACCGCGTCAGCTGCTTGGGCGTCACTGATGATGGGATGGCTGTGGCTACAGGCTCCTGGGATAGTTTCCTTAAGATCTGGAATTAA